Proteins encoded in a region of the Ruegeria sp. AD91A genome:
- the nagZ gene encoding beta-N-acetylhexosaminidase, which yields MKFGATITDAQGLRLTQKERDLFRQMNPFGFILFARNIENAKQVRALCDDFREAVGRNCPITIDQEGGRVQRLRAPLAREWLPPLDHVTNAGEQAERAMYLRYRLTADELFGLGIDSNCAPMVDVARQETHKFLKNRCYDTDPERVSRIAKAVAQAHLDGGVLPVLKHIPGHGRATLDSHHDLPHVDLPLEELERSDFVPFLALNDLPMGMTAHLVYDRIDPQPATISVTMVDVIRNRIGFEGLIMTDDIGMKALSGTPADVSRQAISAGCDVVLHCNGSFAERAQVMEAAGEMSDVAQARAERALAMRKRPLELDIPAVEAELSALMGGQVYER from the coding sequence GTGAAATTCGGTGCCACGATCACCGATGCTCAGGGCTTGCGCCTGACGCAAAAGGAAAGAGATCTGTTTCGCCAGATGAACCCGTTCGGGTTCATTCTGTTTGCCCGCAACATCGAAAACGCCAAACAAGTACGCGCCTTGTGTGATGATTTCCGCGAGGCGGTCGGGCGCAATTGCCCGATCACCATCGATCAGGAAGGTGGGCGCGTGCAGCGCCTGCGGGCGCCGTTGGCCCGCGAATGGCTGCCTCCGCTGGACCATGTGACCAATGCCGGAGAACAGGCCGAGCGCGCCATGTATCTGAGGTACCGCCTGACTGCTGATGAACTGTTTGGCCTGGGAATTGACAGCAACTGTGCGCCCATGGTGGACGTCGCGCGACAGGAGACGCATAAGTTCCTGAAAAACAGATGCTATGACACTGATCCTGAACGAGTTTCCAGAATCGCGAAAGCCGTGGCGCAGGCCCATTTGGACGGCGGTGTGCTGCCGGTGCTCAAACACATCCCGGGCCATGGACGTGCCACGTTGGACAGCCATCATGACTTGCCGCATGTGGATCTGCCCTTGGAGGAGCTTGAGCGCAGCGATTTTGTGCCGTTCCTGGCCTTGAACGACCTGCCGATGGGGATGACCGCGCATTTGGTCTATGATCGGATTGACCCGCAGCCTGCCACCATCTCGGTAACCATGGTGGATGTGATCCGCAACAGGATTGGCTTTGAGGGGCTGATCATGACCGATGACATCGGGATGAAAGCGCTTAGCGGAACGCCCGCTGACGTGTCGCGGCAAGCCATAAGCGCGGGCTGTGACGTCGTTCTGCACTGCAACGGAAGCTTTGCCGAGCGCGCCCAGGTGATGGAAGCTGCCGGAGAAATGTCTGATGTGGCACAGGCCCGCGCAGAACGGGCGCTGGCGATGCGCAAACGCCCGCTGGAACTTGACATCCCTGCCGTCGAAGCGGAACTATCTGCCCTAATGGGCGGGCAGGTATATGAACGATAA
- a CDS encoding DUF2927 domain-containing protein, with translation MKRLSALFLALVVSGCATVETIELPGQVQSIEATLPPAKSFSTAHPSPPARSNKNIASDFLSLHFELESGAALPVFTRFETPVTVRLTGSPTASMQQDLTRLLNRLRREAGINIRQVNEGQANITIEAVSQKDILRILPNAACFVVPNSSSLEEYRRDRRKIKSSWTELRKRERLGIFIPYDVSPQEIRDCLHEELAQALGPLNDLYHLPDSVFNDDNIHTVLTGFDMLILRAAYAPELRTGMTRDQVAAVIPGVLGKLNPQGDRVAVQPFTDTPREWIDAIQKSLGPGSGSPRQMRAARKAARIGQQQGWTDHRRAYPHYLMGRMEQFRDPNEAQRQFQIAQQFLKATPGTDVHQAYVTTQTAAFALAQDKGPTVLPELDRAIDVMTRAENASLLATLLLLKSEALRQAGQIQKARAVRLDSLGWARYGFGSDLVAQSLSQDGGRRNADSTKDG, from the coding sequence ATGAAGCGATTGAGTGCCCTTTTTCTGGCACTGGTTGTTTCTGGCTGCGCGACGGTTGAAACAATCGAGCTTCCCGGTCAGGTCCAGTCCATCGAAGCGACTTTGCCGCCTGCCAAATCTTTTTCGACTGCGCATCCCTCGCCGCCCGCTCGGTCCAACAAAAACATCGCCTCTGACTTCTTGTCCTTGCATTTCGAGCTGGAAAGTGGGGCCGCCCTGCCCGTTTTCACGCGATTTGAGACCCCGGTCACAGTCCGTCTGACCGGATCACCGACCGCAAGCATGCAGCAGGACCTGACCCGGTTGCTCAATCGCCTACGGCGCGAGGCCGGGATCAATATCCGGCAGGTCAACGAGGGTCAGGCCAATATCACCATCGAAGCCGTCAGTCAGAAAGACATTCTGCGCATTCTGCCCAACGCGGCGTGTTTTGTGGTCCCCAACTCGTCCAGCCTTGAAGAGTATCGACGTGACCGTCGAAAGATCAAAAGCAGTTGGACCGAGCTTCGAAAACGCGAACGGCTTGGGATTTTCATCCCATACGACGTCAGTCCGCAGGAAATACGTGATTGTCTGCATGAAGAACTGGCACAGGCCCTTGGTCCGCTGAACGACCTCTACCATCTGCCGGATTCGGTGTTCAACGACGACAACATCCATACTGTTCTGACCGGATTCGATATGCTGATCCTGCGGGCTGCTTATGCGCCGGAACTGCGCACCGGCATGACCCGAGATCAGGTCGCCGCTGTCATTCCCGGAGTTCTTGGCAAGCTGAACCCGCAAGGGGACAGAGTGGCCGTTCAACCCTTCACGGATACGCCGCGCGAGTGGATTGACGCGATTCAGAAATCACTGGGGCCCGGGTCGGGTTCGCCCAGACAGATGCGCGCGGCGCGAAAAGCGGCACGGATCGGTCAGCAACAGGGTTGGACAGATCACCGCCGCGCCTATCCCCATTACCTGATGGGCAGGATGGAACAATTCCGAGACCCCAACGAAGCCCAGCGCCAGTTTCAGATTGCGCAACAGTTCCTGAAGGCCACGCCCGGAACAGACGTGCATCAGGCCTATGTAACGACTCAAACCGCAGCGTTTGCGCTGGCACAGGATAAGGGGCCCACTGTTCTGCCTGAACTGGACAGGGCCATCGATGTCATGACCCGAGCTGAAAATGCCTCTTTGCTGGCCACATTGTTGTTGCTGAAATCAGAGGCACTGAGACAGGCAGGACAGATCCAGAAGGCACGCGCCGTCAGGCTGGACAGCCTGGGATGGGCGCGGTACGGGTTTGGTTCGGATCTGGTGGCCCAGTCGTTGTCGCAGGATGGTGGCCGAAGAAACGCCGATAGCACGAAAGACGGATGA
- a CDS encoding MoxR family ATPase: MTARFQGTAEYVATDDLTIAVNAAVTLERPLLVKGEPGTGKTELAKQVAGALGLRMIEWNVKSTTRAQQGLYEYDAVSRLRDSQLGEERVHDVSNYIRKGKLWQAFEADEKVVLLIDEIDKADIEFPNDLLQELDKMEFHVYETGATIRAKNRPIVIITSNNEKELPDAFLRRCFFHYIRFPDEATMRRIVEVHHPGIKEALLTTALTQFYEIRDTQGLKKKPSTSEVLDWLKLLLAEDLSAEDLKRGGTDALPKLHGALLKNEQDVHLFERLAFLARGKR, encoded by the coding sequence ATGACAGCACGCTTTCAAGGTACAGCCGAATATGTCGCCACTGACGATCTGACAATTGCCGTGAACGCCGCCGTCACACTCGAGCGTCCATTGCTGGTCAAGGGCGAACCCGGCACTGGCAAGACAGAGCTTGCCAAACAGGTGGCCGGCGCGCTGGGGCTGAGGATGATTGAGTGGAACGTGAAATCCACCACCCGCGCGCAGCAGGGCCTGTATGAATATGATGCGGTCAGCCGTTTGCGGGACAGCCAGCTGGGTGAGGAACGTGTTCATGACGTGTCGAACTACATCCGCAAAGGCAAGCTGTGGCAGGCCTTCGAGGCCGACGAAAAGGTTGTTCTGCTGATCGATGAGATCGACAAGGCGGATATCGAGTTTCCCAACGACCTTCTGCAGGAACTCGACAAGATGGAGTTCCATGTTTACGAGACAGGGGCAACGATCCGGGCCAAGAACCGCCCTATCGTTATCATCACCTCGAACAATGAAAAAGAATTGCCGGACGCGTTCCTGCGCCGCTGTTTCTTTCACTACATCCGCTTTCCGGATGAGGCTACGATGCGTCGAATCGTCGAAGTACATCATCCTGGCATCAAGGAGGCGCTGCTGACCACAGCCCTGACCCAGTTCTATGAAATCCGCGACACGCAGGGGCTGAAGAAAAAGCCATCGACATCCGAGGTGCTGGACTGGCTGAAACTGCTGCTGGCCGAAGACCTGAGTGCCGAAGACCTCAAGCGTGGCGGTACCGACGCGCTGCCGAAACTGCACGGTGCGTTGCTGAAGAATGAACAGGATGTGCATTTGTTCGAACGTCTGGCCTTCTTGGCACGCGGCAAGCGATAG
- the xth gene encoding exodeoxyribonuclease III yields the protein MKIATFNINGIKARVEALPRWLDEAQPDVVLLQEIKSVNENFPREIFEERGFNVETHGQKSFNGVAILSKLPLEDVSRGLPGDDADEQARWIEATVVGKKALRLCGLYLPNGNPAPGPKYDYKLAWMERLYDRARTLLATEEPALMAGDYNIIPQAEDAKRPEAWLEDALFRPESRAAFRKILNLGFTEAFRAATQSAGHYSFWDYQAGAWNRNDGIRIDHFLLTPQAADLMRDCQIDAAVRGHEKPSDHVPVWVDLDI from the coding sequence ATGAAAATCGCCACGTTCAACATCAATGGCATCAAGGCGCGGGTCGAGGCCCTGCCCCGTTGGCTGGACGAAGCGCAGCCGGACGTTGTGCTGTTGCAAGAGATCAAGTCGGTCAACGAAAACTTCCCGCGCGAGATATTCGAAGAGCGTGGATTCAATGTGGAAACTCACGGGCAAAAAAGCTTCAACGGCGTAGCAATATTGTCGAAACTTCCACTCGAGGACGTGTCGCGCGGCCTTCCAGGCGATGACGCGGATGAACAGGCCCGCTGGATCGAAGCCACTGTCGTTGGCAAAAAGGCTCTTCGGCTCTGTGGATTGTATCTGCCCAATGGCAATCCGGCACCCGGCCCGAAATACGACTACAAACTGGCTTGGATGGAACGACTTTACGACCGTGCCCGCACTTTGCTGGCAACCGAAGAGCCTGCGTTGATGGCGGGGGATTACAACATCATCCCGCAGGCGGAGGACGCCAAACGCCCCGAAGCATGGCTCGAAGACGCATTGTTTCGCCCTGAAAGCCGCGCCGCATTTCGCAAAATCCTGAATCTGGGCTTCACCGAAGCGTTCCGGGCCGCCACCCAAAGCGCGGGACACTATTCATTTTGGGATTATCAGGCCGGGGCCTGGAACCGAAACGACGGAATTCGGATCGATCACTTTCTGCTGACCCCACAAGCGGCGGATCTTATGCGGGATTGCCAGATTGATGCAGCCGTACGCGGGCATGAAAAACCCTCGGATCATGTGCCAGTCTGGGTCGATCTGGACATATAG
- a CDS encoding iron-sulfur cluster assembly accessory protein, translating into MNLPPSVTERAFERLAEIGAADQGQALRVAVEGGGCSGFQYEIALDTPKEDDLVLEGKGQKVIVDTISLPFLENAVIDFTQELIGARFVIDNPNATSSCGCGTSFSM; encoded by the coding sequence ATGAATCTGCCCCCATCAGTCACGGAACGCGCCTTCGAACGCCTCGCCGAAATCGGCGCGGCGGATCAGGGTCAGGCATTGCGCGTCGCAGTGGAAGGCGGCGGTTGCTCGGGTTTTCAATACGAAATCGCTTTGGATACGCCAAAAGAAGATGATCTGGTCCTTGAAGGTAAAGGGCAAAAAGTCATTGTTGACACCATTTCGCTGCCCTTCCTGGAAAACGCCGTCATCGACTTCACCCAAGAACTGATCGGCGCGCGATTTGTGATCGACAACCCCAACGCCACCTCTTCCTGCGGTTGCGGCACATCTTTTTCGATGTAA
- a CDS encoding deoxyguanosinetriphosphate triphosphohydrolase has protein sequence MDRASFASDPDRTRGRFVPEEESSFRSCFQRDRDRIIHASAFRRLKHKTQVFVEHEGDSYRTRLTHSIEVAQVARTIAGALGLNPELTEAVALAHDLGHTPFGHTGEDALHALMKPYGGFDHNAQAIRIVTKLERHYAEFDGCNLTWECLEGIAKHNGPVTGDLPWALAECNQDFDLELHTHASAEAQVAALSDDIAYNNHDLLDGLRAGLFSDDDLQDLPIVGVCYAEVDARYPGLDSYRRRHEALRRVFGVMVTDVINTSHDLIAVSGAQSVEEVRHLGYPVIQFSDEVRAQLREIRAFLFTRMYRAPSVMSVREEVAKIVEDLFPIYLNDPKQMPARWHDDIEAAGDETGLARIVSDYIAGMTDRFALQDHARLTG, from the coding sequence TTGGACAGAGCTAGTTTTGCCTCGGATCCGGACCGCACCAGGGGGCGGTTTGTGCCCGAGGAGGAAAGCAGTTTCCGATCATGCTTTCAGCGCGACCGGGACCGGATCATTCATGCCAGTGCCTTTCGGCGCCTCAAGCACAAGACGCAGGTGTTTGTTGAACACGAAGGTGACAGCTACCGCACCCGCCTGACCCACTCCATTGAGGTGGCGCAGGTGGCGCGGACCATTGCCGGTGCTCTGGGGTTGAACCCAGAGCTGACCGAAGCCGTGGCCTTGGCGCATGATCTGGGACATACGCCTTTTGGACATACCGGCGAGGACGCGTTGCACGCGTTGATGAAACCCTACGGAGGTTTTGATCACAACGCTCAGGCCATTCGGATCGTCACAAAGCTGGAGCGCCACTATGCAGAATTCGACGGGTGCAACCTGACTTGGGAATGCCTGGAAGGTATAGCCAAGCACAATGGGCCGGTTACGGGCGATCTGCCATGGGCATTGGCCGAATGCAATCAGGATTTCGATCTTGAACTGCACACCCATGCCAGCGCGGAAGCCCAGGTTGCGGCCCTTTCCGATGACATTGCCTACAACAACCACGATCTACTGGACGGGTTGCGCGCGGGGTTGTTCTCGGACGACGATCTGCAAGACCTGCCGATCGTCGGTGTCTGTTACGCCGAGGTGGATGCCAGATACCCCGGGCTGGATTCCTATCGCCGGCGTCACGAAGCGCTAAGGCGGGTTTTCGGGGTCATGGTGACCGATGTCATCAACACCTCTCACGATCTTATTGCCGTGTCTGGCGCGCAGTCCGTCGAAGAAGTTCGTCATCTTGGGTATCCTGTCATCCAGTTCTCGGATGAGGTTCGGGCGCAACTGCGCGAAATCCGGGCGTTTCTGTTCACCCGGATGTATCGCGCTCCCAGTGTGATGTCAGTGCGGGAGGAGGTGGCAAAGATCGTGGAAGATCTGTTTCCGATTTATTTGAATGATCCCAAGCAGATGCCTGCGCGCTGGCATGATGACATTGAAGCTGCCGGGGACGAGACAGGTTTGGCGCGTATCGTTTCCGATTACATTGCGGGCATGACCGACCGATTTGCCTTGCAGGACCATGCCCGGCTGACCGGCTGA
- a CDS encoding FAD-dependent monooxygenase: protein MKINRLNFCVIGGGIGGLASALALRQHGAQVTLLEQAPALTEVGAGLQISENGMCVLRALGVADLSVGQKSHGTIVRDYRKGRVVSRLPGPSAGPTIYFHRADLLNLLHSAARKAGVDVRLGAKVSNVQKHSNEAEILLASGERLRAECVIAADGGRSAIRPALNGPETPAFTHQVAWRATIPWQPDSDVVAASLTMGPGRHVVTYPLRDQSMMNIVAVEERSDWREEGWKLRGDPDELRARFSGFGDPVREILSKVSDVNLWALFLRPVAEKWQNGRLALLGDAAHPTLPFMAQGACLALEDAWTLARSFDEHPGVTSALAAYEKTRRPRAESVVAAAGSNARNFHLSGPARLAAQCALMAIGGKLSRRYEWIYSYDVTA from the coding sequence ATGAAGATCAATCGGTTGAATTTCTGCGTTATTGGCGGTGGCATCGGTGGCTTGGCGTCTGCGTTGGCGCTGCGGCAACACGGGGCGCAGGTCACCCTGCTGGAGCAAGCCCCGGCACTGACCGAGGTCGGCGCAGGTCTGCAGATCAGTGAAAACGGGATGTGTGTGTTGCGCGCGCTTGGGGTGGCGGATCTGTCTGTCGGTCAGAAATCCCATGGTACGATCGTCCGTGATTACCGCAAAGGGCGCGTTGTCAGCCGACTGCCTGGGCCGTCGGCTGGTCCGACCATTTATTTTCACCGTGCCGACTTGTTGAATCTGCTGCATTCTGCGGCCCGCAAGGCCGGTGTGGATGTCCGCCTGGGGGCCAAAGTTTCCAACGTGCAAAAACACTCCAACGAAGCTGAAATCCTGTTGGCGAGCGGCGAGCGGCTGCGCGCCGAATGTGTCATTGCCGCCGACGGTGGTCGAAGCGCGATTCGCCCGGCCCTGAACGGGCCCGAAACTCCCGCGTTTACGCACCAGGTCGCCTGGCGCGCAACCATTCCCTGGCAACCAGATTCAGACGTGGTGGCGGCATCCCTGACCATGGGGCCGGGTCGGCATGTCGTGACCTATCCTTTGCGCGATCAAAGCATGATGAACATCGTTGCGGTCGAGGAGCGCTCGGATTGGCGGGAAGAGGGATGGAAGCTAAGGGGTGATCCGGACGAATTGCGCGCACGTTTTTCAGGATTCGGCGATCCGGTACGTGAGATTCTGTCAAAGGTCTCCGATGTGAATCTGTGGGCTTTGTTCCTGCGCCCGGTCGCAGAAAAATGGCAGAACGGTCGTCTGGCATTGCTGGGGGACGCGGCGCATCCGACCTTGCCGTTCATGGCGCAAGGCGCTTGCCTGGCGCTGGAAGATGCCTGGACGCTTGCGCGATCATTCGACGAGCACCCGGGTGTCACCAGCGCGCTTGCAGCCTACGAGAAAACGCGCCGACCAAGGGCAGAAAGCGTGGTTGCCGCTGCCGGGTCGAACGCACGCAATTTCCACCTTTCAGGCCCCGCCCGTTTGGCGGCCCAATGTGCGCTTATGGCAATCGGGGGGAAACTGTCGCGCCGTTACGAATGGATATACAGCTACGACGTCACGGCCTGA
- the argS gene encoding arginine--tRNA ligase has protein sequence MNLFSEIRGLVLDALAQMQSEGALPEGLSFDNVAVEPPRDAAHGDMATNAAMVLAKPAKMKPRDIADVLAGKLAADDRITSAEVAGPGFLNLRLAPSVWQGVLAAVLEKGTDYGRSTMGQGQKVNVEYVSANPTGPLHVGHTRGAVFGDALASLLAYSGHDVTREYYINDGGAQVDVLARSAYERYREANGLSPEIAEGLYPGDYLIPIGEALKEKYGDSLIDKPESDWLKDLREFSTDAMMDLIRADLKALGVEMDVFYSEKSLYGTGKIEAALKSLTDKGLIYEGVLEPPKGKKPEDWEPREQTLFKSTEHGDDVDRPVKKSDGSWTYFAPDIAYHYDKVTRGFDALIDVFGADHGGYVKRMKAAVSALSDGKVPLDIKLTQLVKLWKNGEPFKMSKRAGNFVTLRDVVDQVGPDVTRFVMLTRKNDAPLDFDFDKVLEQSRENPVFYVQYAHARVMSVLRRAAEAGIPTDDVTLAGADLSKNDHGSELTVAKKLAEWPRLVEIAARTNEPHRVAFYLYELAGDFHALWNKGNDETQLRFIQDGDVATSQSKIALARAVSVVISAGLGILGVTPAQEMR, from the coding sequence ATGAACCTGTTTTCCGAGATCCGCGGCCTTGTACTTGACGCGCTGGCGCAGATGCAGTCCGAAGGCGCACTGCCCGAAGGGCTGAGCTTTGACAACGTGGCGGTCGAACCTCCGCGTGATGCCGCGCATGGGGACATGGCGACCAACGCCGCGATGGTGCTGGCGAAACCAGCCAAGATGAAGCCGCGCGACATTGCGGATGTGCTGGCAGGGAAACTGGCGGCGGATGATCGGATCACAAGCGCTGAAGTGGCGGGCCCCGGTTTCCTGAACCTGCGTCTTGCGCCGTCCGTCTGGCAAGGCGTGTTGGCGGCGGTGCTTGAAAAAGGCACCGATTACGGGCGTTCGACCATGGGGCAGGGGCAGAAGGTGAATGTCGAATATGTCTCGGCCAACCCGACCGGCCCGCTGCATGTCGGACACACTCGCGGCGCGGTGTTCGGGGATGCGTTGGCGAGCCTGCTGGCCTATTCGGGCCATGACGTGACCCGCGAATACTACATCAACGATGGCGGCGCACAGGTGGACGTGCTGGCGCGGTCGGCCTATGAGCGCTATCGCGAGGCCAACGGCCTCAGCCCCGAGATTGCCGAAGGGCTGTATCCCGGCGACTATCTGATCCCGATCGGAGAAGCGCTGAAAGAGAAGTACGGCGACAGCCTGATCGACAAGCCGGAAAGCGACTGGCTGAAAGACCTGCGCGAGTTTTCGACCGACGCTATGATGGATCTGATCCGCGCCGACCTGAAGGCGCTGGGTGTCGAGATGGACGTGTTCTATTCCGAAAAATCGCTTTATGGCACCGGAAAGATCGAGGCTGCGCTTAAGTCCCTGACCGATAAGGGCTTGATCTACGAAGGCGTGCTGGAACCACCCAAAGGCAAGAAGCCCGAGGATTGGGAGCCACGCGAGCAGACCTTGTTCAAATCCACCGAGCACGGCGATGACGTCGACCGCCCGGTCAAGAAATCTGATGGCAGCTGGACGTATTTCGCCCCGGATATCGCCTATCACTATGACAAGGTGACACGTGGTTTTGACGCGCTGATCGACGTGTTCGGCGCGGACCACGGCGGCTACGTCAAACGGATGAAGGCTGCCGTTTCGGCTCTGTCCGATGGCAAGGTGCCGCTGGATATCAAGCTGACGCAGCTGGTGAAGCTGTGGAAAAACGGCGAGCCGTTCAAGATGTCCAAACGGGCCGGGAACTTTGTCACCCTGCGCGATGTGGTCGATCAGGTTGGTCCGGATGTGACCCGTTTCGTGATGCTGACCCGCAAGAACGACGCACCGCTGGATTTCGATTTTGACAAGGTGCTGGAGCAGAGCCGCGAGAACCCGGTGTTCTACGTGCAATACGCCCATGCCCGGGTGATGAGCGTGCTGCGCCGTGCCGCCGAGGCAGGAATCCCAACAGATGATGTGACGCTTGCCGGCGCGGATCTGAGCAAGAACGATCACGGCTCGGAACTGACTGTCGCCAAGAAGCTGGCCGAATGGCCACGCCTGGTCGAAATCGCTGCGCGGACCAACGAACCGCACCGCGTCGCCTTCTATCTGTATGAACTTGCAGGGGATTTTCACGCGCTCTGGAATAAGGGCAATGACGAAACCCAATTGCGTTTCATTCAGGATGGCGATGTTGCCACAAGCCAGTCGAAAATTGCATTGGCCCGTGCCGTTTCTGTTGTGATTTCAGCGGGCTTGGGTATTCTTGGCGTTACCCCGGCGCAGGAGATGCGGTAA
- a CDS encoding SPOR domain-containing protein produces MTRAPFFWRETGSEADMASYDYSGHQSPEQIHYPNQTHSEDAYDYPEDMEDYDAPLGAFGLGRAVNFLGAVASLALVAGVGIWGYQLVMRDVSGVPVVRAAEGPMRVQPENPGGTPADHQGLAVNAVAAKGSAAAPADRLILAPRPVSLTDEDVPAADLKPTPALHVVEKPISTQEAARLRQNAVDALVAELAGEAAKTQQEFEDGVQVASLTTPEEEPAIDPADFAAALPDPAIAELPGVRRSVRPLTRPARASRSQVSPSENSEEAINAAVKAAVGLDADPDTLEKGTRLAQLGAYDSTQVAQSEWDRLNGKFGEYMAGKQRVIQKTSSGGRTFYRLRVLGFEDLSDSRQFCAALVAQGADCIPVAVR; encoded by the coding sequence ATGACCCGCGCGCCTTTTTTCTGGCGCGAAACGGGCAGTGAGGCGGACATGGCGAGTTACGATTACTCGGGGCACCAAAGCCCCGAGCAGATTCATTACCCGAATCAAACGCATTCCGAGGATGCGTATGACTATCCCGAAGACATGGAGGATTATGATGCGCCACTTGGCGCGTTCGGACTGGGGCGGGCCGTCAATTTCCTAGGTGCCGTCGCATCGCTGGCACTGGTCGCCGGTGTCGGTATCTGGGGATACCAGCTTGTCATGCGGGATGTCAGCGGCGTGCCGGTCGTGCGCGCGGCCGAAGGGCCGATGCGGGTGCAGCCCGAAAACCCAGGCGGAACACCCGCCGATCATCAGGGCTTGGCCGTCAATGCGGTGGCCGCCAAAGGCAGTGCTGCCGCTCCGGCGGATCGCCTGATCCTTGCGCCGCGGCCGGTCTCGTTGACGGATGAAGACGTACCCGCCGCTGATCTGAAGCCGACACCAGCGCTGCATGTGGTGGAAAAGCCGATCTCGACCCAGGAAGCCGCTCGATTGCGCCAGAACGCAGTGGATGCGCTGGTTGCGGAACTGGCGGGTGAGGCGGCCAAAACGCAGCAAGAATTTGAAGATGGCGTGCAGGTGGCATCGTTGACCACCCCCGAGGAAGAACCCGCAATTGATCCGGCCGATTTCGCAGCGGCCTTGCCGGATCCGGCCATTGCCGAATTGCCGGGCGTGCGCCGATCCGTGCGCCCGTTGACCCGTCCGGCGCGTGCCTCTCGCAGCCAGGTGTCGCCGAGCGAGAATTCCGAAGAGGCGATCAATGCGGCGGTAAAAGCTGCGGTTGGGTTGGATGCCGATCCTGATACGCTGGAGAAGGGCACGCGTCTGGCACAGCTTGGGGCCTATGACAGCACCCAGGTGGCGCAATCGGAATGGGATCGCCTGAATGGAAAGTTCGGCGAATATATGGCGGGAAAACAGCGCGTTATTCAAAAAACTTCAAGCGGCGGACGCACCTTTTACCGCCTGCGCGTGCTGGGCTTTGAAGACCTGAGCGATTCGCGTCAGTTCTGTGCTGCGCTTGTCGCGCAGGGGGCTGATTGTATCCCGGTGGCCGTTCGGTGA
- the dksA gene encoding RNA polymerase-binding protein DksA, with amino-acid sequence MKQEVFLPEDYRPAEDEPFMNDRQLEYFRRKLLDWKNELLAGSRDTIEGLQDNTRNIPDVADRASEETDRALELRTRDRQRKLVAKIDAALRRIEESEYGYCEKTGDPISLKRLDARPIATMTLEAQERHERREKVHRDD; translated from the coding sequence ATGAAACAGGAAGTTTTTCTGCCGGAGGATTACCGCCCGGCCGAAGATGAACCTTTCATGAATGACCGTCAGCTTGAGTATTTCCGCCGCAAGCTGTTGGATTGGAAGAATGAACTTTTGGCGGGCAGCCGCGACACGATCGAAGGGCTGCAGGACAACACCCGAAACATCCCGGATGTCGCAGACCGAGCGAGCGAGGAAACAGATCGCGCTTTGGAACTGCGGACACGCGATCGTCAACGCAAGCTGGTCGCCAAAATCGACGCAGCCCTGCGTCGGATCGAAGAAAGTGAATACGGGTATTGCGAAAAGACCGGCGATCCGATTTCGCTGAAACGTCTTGATGCACGTCCGATTGCAACCATGACGCTTGAGGCGCAAGAGCGCCACGAGCGCCGCGAAAAAGTCCACCGCGACGATTGA
- a CDS encoding N-acetyltransferase family protein has translation MWRDYLAFYETALPDDIYETTFCRLLGDDPQDFSCFVAEQNGALVGLTHYLFHRHAWKVEKVCYLQDLFARPEARGSGVGRALIQAVYDEADRQGAPSVYWLTQEFNHTARQLYDRIGTLTPFIKYARS, from the coding sequence ATGTGGCGGGATTATCTGGCATTTTACGAAACGGCCCTGCCCGATGACATATACGAAACAACCTTTTGCAGACTGCTGGGCGACGACCCGCAGGATTTTTCCTGTTTCGTTGCCGAGCAGAATGGCGCTCTGGTCGGACTGACACATTACCTGTTTCATCGTCATGCCTGGAAGGTGGAAAAAGTCTGCTACTTGCAGGACCTGTTCGCACGACCCGAGGCAAGGGGTTCCGGCGTTGGGCGGGCCTTGATCCAAGCAGTCTATGATGAGGCCGATCGTCAGGGCGCGCCATCGGTTTATTGGCTGACCCAGGAGTTCAACCATACTGCGCGGCAATTGTATGATCGCATCGGAACACTGACACCGTTCATCAAGTACGCCCGCTCATGA